From the genome of Vigna angularis cultivar LongXiaoDou No.4 chromosome 11, ASM1680809v1, whole genome shotgun sequence, one region includes:
- the LOC108333511 gene encoding NADPH:quinone oxidoreductase, with amino-acid sequence MDSQTSKQQNMASVNRASSSLIKVVALSGSLRKGSYNTALIRSGIELSKGEVEGIEIEYIDISDLPFLNTDLEKDGSYPSEVEAFRQKIVAADSVLFASPEYNYSVTGPLKNAIDWASRPPNVWAGKAAAIVSAGGGHGGAKSQYHLRQIGVFLDLHFINKPEFFLNVFQPPPKFNSDGDLIDEDVKNRLKEILLSLKEFTLRLQGKN; translated from the exons ATGGACTCACAGAcatcaaaacaacaaaacatgGCGTCGGTGAACAGAGCATCCTCGTCGCTGATTAAGGTGGTGGCGCTCTCAGGTTCTCTCAGGAAAGGCTCTTACAACACCGCCCTCATTCGTTctg GTATTGAGCTGAGCAAAGGAGAGGTTGAAGGCATCGAGATTGAGTACATTGATATTTCGGATTTGCCTTTTCTGAACACTGATCTTGAGAAAGATGGAAGTTATCCCTCTGAAGTTGAAGCTTTTCGGCAGAAGATTGTTGCAGCTGATAGCGTTCTCTTTGCTTCCCCTGAATACAATTACTCTGTCACAG GTCCTTTAAAGAATGCAATTGACTGGGCATCAAGACCACCAAATGTTTGGGCCGGAAAAGCTGCTGCAATAGTAAGTGCTGGAGGAGGGCATGGCGGAGCAAAATCACAGTATCATCTACGCCAAATTGGAGTGTTTTTGGATCTTCATTTCATCAACAAACCTGAATTCTTCCTGAATGTATTCCAGCCACCACCAAAGTTTAACAGTGATGGTGACTTGATTGATGAAGATGTTAAGAACAGGTTGAAGGAAATCCTTCTCTCCTTGAAGGAATTCACCCTAAGACTTCAAGGAAAAAATTGA
- the LOC108334404 gene encoding U-box domain-containing protein 44: protein MEIVEKRKFSKLLSELIVLADEVASLAKNSEIEVHIFSEFAMLVEKFSPIFNDLRDKNTVLDKPPIRKSLESLENELRRAKALTKSSNLRQPIKQIEDITHDIGRSFGLLLVASLEISVDFREKIGTLQRQLMNVRFDGSLSVASSPKSEVSGSEVKLTAEIEEEIVNVSIADVVLQLKNGNDEEFAVSLLRLKEFIDSERFDGGLINEEATLSILFNRLGSCKADNRLAIMRLLRSIASGNYEKKEKMVDIDFLSAVVKSLTRDSEERKEAVGLLLELSDIQAVRRRIGRIQGCIVMLVAILNGDDPDASNDAAKLLDILSSNSQNALHMAEAGYFRPLVQYLKEGSDMNKILMATALSRLELPDHSKLSLGEDGAIEPLVNMFSTGKLESKLSALNALQNLSTVAENVQRLIRSGISGSLLQLLFSVTSVLMTLREPASAILARIAQSESILVNEDVAQQMLSLLNLSSPIIQGHLLEALNNIASHPGASRVRSKMKEKGALQLLLPFLKENTTKVRSKVLHLLYTLSKDLTDELTEHLDETHLLNIVNIVSTSTSDSERAAAVGILSNLPASNKKVTDILQRANLLPILISIMYTISGSNSSTTNNLAESIASVIIRFTNSSDKKLQILSAEQGVIPLLVKLLSSGSPITKARAAVSLAQLSQNSLSLRKSRKSRWLCVPPSVNAFCEVHDGFCFVNSTFCLVKAGAVSPLIQLLEDTEREAVEAALHALSTLLQDEIWEGGVSCIAKLSGVQAIIKSLEVGDAKVQEKAIWMLERIFKVAEHRVKYGESAQVVLIDLAQKSDSRLKSTVAKVLAELELLQSQSSYF from the exons ATGGAAATCgtggaaaagagaaaattttctAAACTGTTGTCAGAGCTGATAGTTTTGGCCGATGAGGTTGCTTCTCTTGCTAAGAACTCTGAAATTGAGGTACATATTTTTTCTGAGTTTGCCATGTTGGTTGAGAAATTCTCACCAATCTTCAATGACTTGAGAGACAAAAACACAGTTTTGGACAAGCCACCTATAAGAAAATCCTTGGAATCTCTTGAGAATGAGCTGAGGCGTGCCAAAGCTTTGACAAAAAGCTCGAATTTGAGGCAACCCATCAAGCAAATTGAGGACATAACACATGACATAGGTCGATCCTTTGGCCTTCTGCTCGTAGCCAGCCTAGAAATTTCCGTGGATTTCAGAGAAAAGATTGGTACATTGCAAAGACAGTTGATGAATGTGAGATTTGATGGCAGTTTAAGTGTAGCTTCAAGTCCAAAATCAGAGGTTTCCGGCAGTGAAGTGAAGCTGACTGCAGAAATAGAAGAGGAGATAGTTAATGTTTCTATTGCTGATGTTGTTTTGCAACTTAAGAATGGTAATGATGAAGAATTTGCAGTTTCACTTTTGAGACTGAAGGAGTTCATAGATAGTGAAAGATTTGATGGTGGTTTGATCAACGAGGAAGCAACTCTTTCCATTCTTTTCAACCGTCTAGGCTCGTGTAAGGCAGACAACAGGTTGGCAATCATGCGGTTGCTAAGAAGTATTGCTTCAGGAAATTATGAGAAAAAG GAGAAGATGGTAGATATTGATTTCTTATCAGCAGTGGTGAAGTCACTCACAAGAGATTCAGAGGAGAGGAAGGAAGCAGTAGGGCTGTTGCTAGAGCTCTCCGACATTCAGGCCGTTCGCCGGCGAATCGGAAGAATTCAAGGCTGCATTGTTATGTTAGTTGCTATCCTTAATGGGGATGACCCTGATGCCTCAAATGATGCTGCAAAGTTATTGGATATATTGTCTAGTAATTCTCAAAATGCACTTCATATGGCCGAGGCTGGCTACTTTAGGCCACTAGTGCAGTATTTGAAAGAAG GATCTGACATGAACAAGATTCTAATGGCGACAGCACTTTCAAGGTTGGAACTCCCTGATCACAGTAAGCTTTCCCTTGGAGAAGATGGGGCAATTGAGCCCCTTGTCAACATGTTCAGCACAGGGAAACTGGAGTCCAAGTTATCAGCTCTAAATGCGCTGCAAAATCTGTCAACCGTGGCAGAAAATGTGCAGCGTTTGATCAGATCAGGAATTTCAGGATCTCTGCTACAACTTCTTTTCTCAGTTACATCTGTGCTCATGACATTGCGTGAGCCTGCATCAGCCATTCTTGCAAGAATTGCTCAGTCTGAATCCATCCTTGTGAATGAAGATGTGGCTCAGCAGATGCTTTCACTTTTGAATCTTTCCAGCCCCATTATCCAGGGCCATTTGTTAGAAGCTCTAAATAACATAGCCTCCCACCCTGGTGCATCCAGAGTGAGAAGCAAAATGAAGGAAAAAGGTGCACTTCAGCTTCTCTTACCCTTTCTGAAGGAAAACACCACCAAAGTCAGGAGCAAGGTCTTGCATCTTTTGTACACTCTCTCTAAAGATCTAACAGATGAGTTAACTGAACATCTTGATGAAACTCATCTCTTAAACATAGTCAATATAgtctcaacatcaacatcagaCAGTGAAAGAGCTGCAGCTGTTGGCATACTGAGTAATCTTCCTGCTAGTAACAAAAAGGTGACTGATATACTGCAGAGGGCAAATTTGCTGCCAATTTTAATATCCATCATGTATACTATCTCAGGAAGTAACtcatcaacaacaaataacttAGCAGAGAGTATTGCCAGTGTTATCATTCGCTTCACCAATTCCTCTGACAAAAAACTACAAATTCTCTCAGCCGAACAAGGGGTGATTCCTTTGCTTGTGAAACTGCTCTCAAGCGGTTCACCAATCACAAAAGCAAGGGCTGCAGTCTCACTGGCTCAACTATCTCAGAATTCTCTGTCTCTTAGAAAGTCTAGAAAGTCAAGGTGGTTGTGTGTTCCTCCCTCGGTGAATGCATTCTGTGAAGTTCATGATGGATTTTGCTTTGTAAACAGCACATTTTGTTTGGTCAAGGCAGGTGCTGTTTCTCCCCTCATCCAACTGTTAGAAGATACTGAGAGAGAAGCAGTTGAAGCTGCTTTGCATGCTCTTTCAACTCTTCTGCAAGATGAAATCTGGGAAGGTGGTGTCAGTTGCATTGCCAAGTTATCTGGTGTGCAAGCCATCATAAAAAGTCTTGAAGTTGGCGATGCAAAGGTTCAAGAAAAAGCAATATGGATGCTGGAGAGAATATTCAAAGTTGCAGAACATAGAGTTAAGTATGGAGAATCTGCTCAGGTGGTTCTTATTGATCTTGCTCAGAAGAGTGATTCTAGATTGAAGTCAACAGTTGCAAAAGTTTTAGCTGAGCTTGAGCTCTTGCAATCTCAGTCAAGTTACTTTTAA